The bacterium genomic interval GTGGAAAATAACTCCCCTAAAGAATCAATCTGAAAAATCAAAGTCTGTAAAGTCTCCTCAAAAGACTAATCCTACCCTTCCCCAGAAGAAAAAACCTTTCATAACTCATATTGTTAAACCAGGGGATACCTTATGCAAGATTTCAAATAAATATAATGTTTCTTCGGGAACTATTTGTAAATTAAATAATTTAAAAACAAATAGCATACTTTCTATTGGGATGGAACTAAAGATAGAGAATAGAAGTTAGAAAGATATTTATAAACCTTTGATTACTGCCTTTCGCATTATTTCAACTGGTGCTTTTTTACCTGTCCACAACTCAAATGCGAGTGCTCCTTGATGAACTAACATTCCGAGCCCATTTTGTGTTTTGCATCCTTTTTCGCGAGCTACTTTAAGAAGCGGGGTTTGAACTGGTTTGTAG includes:
- a CDS encoding LysM peptidoglycan-binding domain-containing protein; translation: MREKGFIFICGVIFYLCVILNYPILDILINPAKAANDRTIDLKCDDLFLTSAIRTHQWKITPLKNQSEKSKSVKSPQKTNPTLPQKKKPFITHIVKPGDTLCKISNKYNVSSGTICKLNNLKTNSILSIGMELKIENRS